One part of the Amaranthus tricolor cultivar Red isolate AtriRed21 chromosome 16, ASM2621246v1, whole genome shotgun sequence genome encodes these proteins:
- the LOC130802198 gene encoding probable receptor-like protein kinase At5g39020 isoform X2, with product MFVHPQMLLTLLSFLFITTLTNSITTPYKPTDHILISFGVTTVIDNRLWQNDQDFILTSLSATSKSTAKAVEVASPLYDMARIFRATTTYSIPVTTWGPKLVRLYFPPLSISYDIIDTKSSFLSLTINGFNILRNFSAFAVTTNAKAHANTTAPVTDGLVREIYISLDEGDGQRAINLTFSPSNPDGFGFINGLEIISIPDGLYLNRSGSNMVPYLTGGFQDYLNSPFNFSDSITMENIIRLNVGGSIVDQSDVSGLSRTWFGRDDDYMINGLNYTLSYDDTTINYTVATPSYTAPELVYLTMRFMGPYVKELKKNQNLTWLFEVDVGFNYLVRLHFCELDPNINNTGQRLFDVSINNQMGAHDIDVFALTGGILIPMYRDFVTLFEGSGTNKASVETRGLLSVTLTPDLTATYGDVMLNGLEIFKLSSSNGSLAAPNPTLPLQRIGIGICMLIALILLYKKMNSLSEKSKEIETLLKQHGSLGPKRHTYADLKRITNSFKIKLGEGGYGIVYKGKLHCGDQVAVKILKRSSNRDMDMVEFINEVASIGNTNHKNIVKLLGFCYEGSKRALIYDYMPCGSLEKFTHGGRDENNQQLSWKSLFEIAIGIARGLEYLHQGCNTRILHFDIKPQNILLDENYCPKISDFGLSKICPQKDSIISMSEARGTAGYIAPEVFFKRFGGVSHKSDVYSYGMLVLEMVGCRKNIDTKVEHSSEQYFPHWIYKQLEEVEEIDQIDTTNNNEGSVLKRKMVVVGLWCIQTNPFTRPNMTRVVEMLEGTLDLLQIPPIPSLASPLRSHEISTTLDEISLGGLFVSSISCSS from the exons ATGTTCGTTCACCCTCAAATGCTCCTTACACTTCTTTCCTTCCTCTTCATCACAACACTAACAAATTCCATTACAACCCCATATAAACCAACCGACCACATTCTCATCAGCTTTGGCGTAACAACTGTTATCGATAACCGTCTATGGCAGAATGATCAAGACTTCATCCTCACTTCGCTATCTGCCACCAGTAAATCCACTGCAAAAGCAGTAGAGGTGGCTTCACCTCTTTATGACATGGCCCGAATATTTCGGGCGACGACAACATATTCCATACCTGTTACTACGTGGGGCCCAAAACTAGTCCGCCTCTACTTTCCACCCCTATCCATATCCTACGACATCATAGACACCAAATCGTCTTTTCTTTCGCTCACAATTAATGGGTTCAATATTTTGCGCAATTTTAGCGCGTTCGCTGTTACGACTAACGCGAAAGCGCACGCCAACACCACCGCGCCGGTAACAGACGGTCTTGTAAGAGAGATTTACATCTCTTTAGACGAAGGAGACGGGCAAAGGGCTATAAACCTAACTTTCTCACCAAGTAACCCGGATGGGTTCGGGTTCATAAACGGGTTGGAGATTATATCTATTCCCGATGGGTTGTACTTGAACCGTTCCGGATCCAATATGGTTCCATATCTTACGGGTGGGTTTCAAGATTATTTGAATAGCCCGTTTAATTTTTCGGATTCAATAACTATGGAAAATATTATCCGGCTGAACGTTGGTGGGTCGATCGTGGATCAGAGTGATGTTTCCGGACTTAGCCGGACTTGGTTCGGTAGAGACGATGACTACATGAT TAATGGTCTAAACTACACATTGTCCTACGACGATACCACAATCAATTATACAGTTGCAACACCATCGTATACGGCGCCAGAGTTAGTGTACCTGACAATGAGGTTCATGGGACCATATGTTAAAGAATTGAAGAAAAACCAAAATTTGACATGGTTGTTCGAGGTCGATGTTGGATTTAATTATCTTGTGAGGCTCCATTTTTGCGAGTTAGATCCCAACATCAACAACACTGGCCAAAGACTTTTCGACGTTAGTATCAACAATCAAATGGGTGCACATGATATTGATGTTTTTGCGCTAACGGGTGGCATTTTAATTCCAATGTATCGAGATTTCGTTACGCTCTTTGAAGGTAGTGGTACCAACAAAGCTAGTGTCGAAACCAGAGGTCTTCTTTCAGTGACACTTACTCCCGACCTTACCGCAAC GTATGGCGATGTTATGCTCAATGGATTGGAGATTTTCAAGTTGAGTTCTTCAAATGGTTCTCTTGCTGCACCAAATCCTACTCTCCCTTTACAAA gaATTGGAATAGGCATATGCATGTTAATTGCACTAATCCTCTTGTACAAAAAAATGAACTCGCTGAGCGAGAAAAGTAAAGAAATTGAAACATTGTTGAAACAACATGGATCCCTCGGTCCAAAGAGGCATACTTATGCAGATTTGAAGAGAATTACAAACTCCTTCAAAATCAAGCTAGGTGAAGGAGGTTACGGTATTGTATACAAAGGAAAACTACATTGTGGGGATCAAGTGGCAGTGAAAATTCTCAAGAGATCATCGAATCGAGATATGGATATGGTGGAATTCATCAATGAAGTTGCAAGTATCGGAAACACCAATCATAAAAACATTGTGAAACTCCTAGGCTTTTGTTACGAGGGTTCAAAACGCGCTCTTATATATGACTACATGCCTTGCGGATCTCTTGAAAAGTTCACACATGGGGGCAGAGACGAAAACAATCAACAACTCTCATGGAAAAGTTTATTTGAAATCGCGATTGGGATTGCAAGAGGGCTAGAGTACTTGCACCAAGGGTGCAACACGAGAATATTACACTTTGACATTAAGCCCCAAAACATTCTATTAGACGAGAATTATTGCCCCAAGATATCTGATTTTGGCCTATCTAAGATATGCCCACAAAAGGACAGCATAATATCAATGTCAGAAGCCAGAGGAACTGCAGGGTACATTGCTCCTGAGGTTTTCTTCAAGAGATTTGGCGGAGTTTCTCATAAATCAGATGTTTATAGTTACGGAATGTTGGTTTTGGAAATGGTTGGGTGTCGAAAAAATATTGATACGAAAGTGGAACATAGTAGTGAGCAGTATTTTCCGCATTGGATTTACAAGCAACTCGAGGAAGTTGAAGAGATCGATCAAATCGACACCACAAACAACAATGAGGGATCAGTACTCAAAAGGAAGATGGTTGTAGTGGGTTTATGGTGCATACAAACCAACCCCTTCACCCGACCAAATATGACTCGAGTTGTAGAAATGCTCGAAGGAACACTCGACTTGCTGCAGATTCCTCCgattccatctcttgcttcTCCTTTGAGATCACACGAAATTTCTACCACTCTAGATGAAATCTCATTAGGTGGACTTTTTGTATCCTCCATTTCATGTTCTAGTTAG
- the LOC130802198 gene encoding probable receptor-like protein kinase At5g39020 isoform X1, whose translation MFVHPQMLLTLLSFLFITTLTNSITTPYKPTDHILISFGVTTVIDNRLWQNDQDFILTSLSATSKSTAKAVEVASPLYDMARIFRATTTYSIPVTTWGPKLVRLYFPPLSISYDIIDTKSSFLSLTINGFNILRNFSAFAVTTNAKAHANTTAPVTDGLVREIYISLDEGDGQRAINLTFSPSNPDGFGFINGLEIISIPDGLYLNRSGSNMVPYLTGGFQDYLNSPFNFSDSITMENIIRLNVGGSIVDQSDVSGLSRTWFGRDDDYMINGLNYTLSYDDTTINYTVATPSYTAPELVYLTMRFMGPYVKELKKNQNLTWLFEVDVGFNYLVRLHFCELDPNINNTGQRLFDVSINNQMGAHDIDVFALTGGILIPMYRDFVTLFEGSGTNKASVETRGLLSVTLTPDLTATYGDVMLNGLEIFKLSSSNGSLAAPNPTLPLQRLHIVGREYGLTKIMIIFIILGIGIGICMLIALILLYKKMNSLSEKSKEIETLLKQHGSLGPKRHTYADLKRITNSFKIKLGEGGYGIVYKGKLHCGDQVAVKILKRSSNRDMDMVEFINEVASIGNTNHKNIVKLLGFCYEGSKRALIYDYMPCGSLEKFTHGGRDENNQQLSWKSLFEIAIGIARGLEYLHQGCNTRILHFDIKPQNILLDENYCPKISDFGLSKICPQKDSIISMSEARGTAGYIAPEVFFKRFGGVSHKSDVYSYGMLVLEMVGCRKNIDTKVEHSSEQYFPHWIYKQLEEVEEIDQIDTTNNNEGSVLKRKMVVVGLWCIQTNPFTRPNMTRVVEMLEGTLDLLQIPPIPSLASPLRSHEISTTLDEISLGGLFVSSISCSS comes from the exons ATGTTCGTTCACCCTCAAATGCTCCTTACACTTCTTTCCTTCCTCTTCATCACAACACTAACAAATTCCATTACAACCCCATATAAACCAACCGACCACATTCTCATCAGCTTTGGCGTAACAACTGTTATCGATAACCGTCTATGGCAGAATGATCAAGACTTCATCCTCACTTCGCTATCTGCCACCAGTAAATCCACTGCAAAAGCAGTAGAGGTGGCTTCACCTCTTTATGACATGGCCCGAATATTTCGGGCGACGACAACATATTCCATACCTGTTACTACGTGGGGCCCAAAACTAGTCCGCCTCTACTTTCCACCCCTATCCATATCCTACGACATCATAGACACCAAATCGTCTTTTCTTTCGCTCACAATTAATGGGTTCAATATTTTGCGCAATTTTAGCGCGTTCGCTGTTACGACTAACGCGAAAGCGCACGCCAACACCACCGCGCCGGTAACAGACGGTCTTGTAAGAGAGATTTACATCTCTTTAGACGAAGGAGACGGGCAAAGGGCTATAAACCTAACTTTCTCACCAAGTAACCCGGATGGGTTCGGGTTCATAAACGGGTTGGAGATTATATCTATTCCCGATGGGTTGTACTTGAACCGTTCCGGATCCAATATGGTTCCATATCTTACGGGTGGGTTTCAAGATTATTTGAATAGCCCGTTTAATTTTTCGGATTCAATAACTATGGAAAATATTATCCGGCTGAACGTTGGTGGGTCGATCGTGGATCAGAGTGATGTTTCCGGACTTAGCCGGACTTGGTTCGGTAGAGACGATGACTACATGAT TAATGGTCTAAACTACACATTGTCCTACGACGATACCACAATCAATTATACAGTTGCAACACCATCGTATACGGCGCCAGAGTTAGTGTACCTGACAATGAGGTTCATGGGACCATATGTTAAAGAATTGAAGAAAAACCAAAATTTGACATGGTTGTTCGAGGTCGATGTTGGATTTAATTATCTTGTGAGGCTCCATTTTTGCGAGTTAGATCCCAACATCAACAACACTGGCCAAAGACTTTTCGACGTTAGTATCAACAATCAAATGGGTGCACATGATATTGATGTTTTTGCGCTAACGGGTGGCATTTTAATTCCAATGTATCGAGATTTCGTTACGCTCTTTGAAGGTAGTGGTACCAACAAAGCTAGTGTCGAAACCAGAGGTCTTCTTTCAGTGACACTTACTCCCGACCTTACCGCAAC GTATGGCGATGTTATGCTCAATGGATTGGAGATTTTCAAGTTGAGTTCTTCAAATGGTTCTCTTGCTGCACCAAATCCTACTCTCCCTTTACAAA GACTGCACATTGTAGGACGTGAATACGGTCTAACCAAAATCATGATCATCTTCATCATACTTG gaATTGGAATAGGCATATGCATGTTAATTGCACTAATCCTCTTGTACAAAAAAATGAACTCGCTGAGCGAGAAAAGTAAAGAAATTGAAACATTGTTGAAACAACATGGATCCCTCGGTCCAAAGAGGCATACTTATGCAGATTTGAAGAGAATTACAAACTCCTTCAAAATCAAGCTAGGTGAAGGAGGTTACGGTATTGTATACAAAGGAAAACTACATTGTGGGGATCAAGTGGCAGTGAAAATTCTCAAGAGATCATCGAATCGAGATATGGATATGGTGGAATTCATCAATGAAGTTGCAAGTATCGGAAACACCAATCATAAAAACATTGTGAAACTCCTAGGCTTTTGTTACGAGGGTTCAAAACGCGCTCTTATATATGACTACATGCCTTGCGGATCTCTTGAAAAGTTCACACATGGGGGCAGAGACGAAAACAATCAACAACTCTCATGGAAAAGTTTATTTGAAATCGCGATTGGGATTGCAAGAGGGCTAGAGTACTTGCACCAAGGGTGCAACACGAGAATATTACACTTTGACATTAAGCCCCAAAACATTCTATTAGACGAGAATTATTGCCCCAAGATATCTGATTTTGGCCTATCTAAGATATGCCCACAAAAGGACAGCATAATATCAATGTCAGAAGCCAGAGGAACTGCAGGGTACATTGCTCCTGAGGTTTTCTTCAAGAGATTTGGCGGAGTTTCTCATAAATCAGATGTTTATAGTTACGGAATGTTGGTTTTGGAAATGGTTGGGTGTCGAAAAAATATTGATACGAAAGTGGAACATAGTAGTGAGCAGTATTTTCCGCATTGGATTTACAAGCAACTCGAGGAAGTTGAAGAGATCGATCAAATCGACACCACAAACAACAATGAGGGATCAGTACTCAAAAGGAAGATGGTTGTAGTGGGTTTATGGTGCATACAAACCAACCCCTTCACCCGACCAAATATGACTCGAGTTGTAGAAATGCTCGAAGGAACACTCGACTTGCTGCAGATTCCTCCgattccatctcttgcttcTCCTTTGAGATCACACGAAATTTCTACCACTCTAGATGAAATCTCATTAGGTGGACTTTTTGTATCCTCCATTTCATGTTCTAGTTAG
- the LOC130802197 gene encoding uncharacterized protein LOC130802197, with the protein MSSDPNDWASNYFLNNLSSSHDDNNDEDNSNRVQGSSENTSSDSVQNMEEDDGDDPRPDLPWLPIINKFNPISENTIASKIRATFNYRQDVEGSSWKGVTKHTKDFYFNEFKKQYKWDPRLKNFVRRSWEEKAAKRYADMLFKWRRTLKSKPEFKPPSIDNETWARWKADWERPDNKAVSARNSSSRRGGRDKAEATHIGGSIPHARTMRDLEQSKGQRPTAYEIFTRTHGVFDNETRDCSQWTNSKSQKVNDEYRSLMEEHPTRDPSQIWLDAIKNVESGSNKKNKKTKEVFGVGSASQIIYPPEPTDIPASQPAQPDYDAIIQQRFADLEARQMELYNQLLESIRRGNAQTAYDYHQRMTEQITREREQFMKFLESHFNLNQPPPPPPQ; encoded by the exons ATGAGCAGCGACCCTAATGATTGGGCTAGCAACTATTTCTTGAATAATTTGTCGAGTAGCCACGACGACAATAACGACGAAGACAACAGTAACCGAGTTCAAGGGAGTAGTGAAAATACTTCAAGTGATTCCGTGCAAAATATGGAAGAGGATGATGGAGACGATCCTCGTCCGGATCTTCCATGGCTACCAAtaataaacaa atttaatcCCATATCCGAAAACACCATTGCATCCAAAATAAGGGCTACCTTCAATTATAGGCAAGATGTCGAAGGTAGTAGTTGGAAGGGTGTGACAAAACAcaccaaagatttttattttaatgaatttaag aaacaatacaaatgggACCCTCGCCTCAAAAATTTCGTTCGAAGGTCGTGGGAGGAAAAAGCCGCAAAGCGCTATGcggatatgcttttcaaatggcgTAGGACGTTGAAAAGCAAGCCTGAATTTAAACCTCCTTCCATCGATAATGAGACCTGGGCGCGATGGAAGGCGGATTGGGAACGCCCAGATAATAAAGCCGTTTCGGCTAGGAATTCCTCCAGTAGACGTGGAGGAAGAGACAAAGCTGAAGCCACCCATATAGGTGGCTCAATCCCGCACGCCAGAACAATGCGGGATTTG gaacaatcaaaaggtcaaagacccacggcctatgaaatatttacacgaacgcatggggtctttgacaatgaaacaagagattgttcccaatggacgaatagcaagtcacaaaaagttaac gatgaatatcgttctttgatggaggagcatccaactcgcgacccaagtcaaatttggttggatGCTATAAAAAACGTAGAAAGtggttcaaacaaaaaaaacaaaaaaaccaaagaggtatttggggttggttccgcctctcaaattatttatcctcctgagccaacggatattccggcttctcagcctgcacaacctgattatgatgcCATTATACAACAAAGGTTTGCGGATTTAGAAGCCCGGCAAATGGAGTTATATAATCAATTATTGGAATCGATACGAAGAGGAAATGCTCAGACAGCCTATGACTATCATCAAAGGATGACTGAACAAATAACAAGAGAACGAGAACAATTTATGAAATTCCTTGAATCGCATTTCAATTTGaatcaaccccctcctccacctcctcaatga
- the LOC130803284 gene encoding LOW QUALITY PROTEIN: LEAF RUST 10 DISEASE-RESISTANCE LOCUS RECEPTOR-LIKE PROTEIN KINASE-like 2.1 (The sequence of the model RefSeq protein was modified relative to this genomic sequence to represent the inferred CDS: inserted 2 bases in 1 codon; substituted 1 base at 1 genomic stop codon): protein MGLPHANELGIEIGICMLIVLILLYKRMNLLIKKSKEIETLLKQHGSLDPKRHTYANLKRITNFFKIKLGEGGYGIEYKEKLHCGDQVAVKILKRSSNRDMDMVEFINEVASIRNTNHKNNVKLLGFCYEGSKCAIIYDYMPCGSLEKFTHRGKDETNQQLSWESLFEIAIGIARGLEYLHQGCNTRILHFDIKPQNILLDENYCPKIFDFGLAKICLQKDNIISMSEARGTAWYIAPEVFFKKFGGVSHKSDVYSHXMLVLEMVGXWIYKQLEEVEEIDQIDTTNNNKGSILKRKMVVVSLWCIQTNPLTRPNMTRVVEMLEGTLDLLLIPPIPSVASLLRSHQNSTTLDEISVMNGVT from the exons ATGGGGTTACCCCATGCTAATGAACTAG GAATCGAAATAGGCATATGCATGTTAATTGTACTAATCCTCTTGTACAAAAGAATGAACTTGCTGATCAAGAAAAGTAAAGAAATTGAGACATTGTTGAAACAACATGGATCCCTCGATCCAAAGAGGCATACTTATGCAAATTTGAAGAGAATTACAAACTTCTTCAAAATCAAGCTAGGTGAAGGAGGCTATGGTATTGAATACAAAGAAAAACTACATTGTGGGGATCAAGTGGCAGTGAAAATTCTTAAGAGATCATCAAATCGAGATATGGATATGGTGGAATTCATCAATGAAGTTGCAAGTATTAGAAACACCAATCATAAAAACAATGTGAAACTCCTAGGCTTTTGTTACGAGGGTTCAAAATGCGCTATTATATATGACTACATGCCTTGCGGATCTCTTGAAAAGTTCACACATAGAGGAAAAGACGAAACCAATCAACAACTCTCATGGGAAAGTTTGTTTGAAATCGCAATTGGGATTGCAAGAGGGCTTGAATACTTGCACCAAGGGTGCAACACGAGAATTTTACACTTCGACATTAAGCCCCAAAACATTCTATTAGACGAGAATTATTGCCCCAAGATATTTGATTTTGGCCTGGCTAAGATATGCCTACAAAAGGACAACATAATATCAATGTCAGAAGCCAGAGGAACTGCATGGTACATTGCTCCTGAGGTTTTCTTCAAGAAATTTGGCGGAGTTTCTCATAAATCAGATGTTTATAGTCACTGAATGTTGGTTCTGGAAATGGTTGG TTGGATTTACAAGCAACTCGAGGAAGTTGAAGAGATCGATCAAATCGATACCACAAACAACAACAAGGGATCAATACTCAAAAGGAAGATGGTTGTAGTGAGTTTATGGTGCATACAAACCAACCCCTTGACCCGACCAAATATGACTCGAGTTGTAGAAATGCTCGAAGGAACACTCGACCTGCTACTGATTCCTCCGATTCCATCTGTAGCTTCTCTTTTGAGATCACATCAAAATTCTACGACTCTGGATGAAATatctgttatgaatggtgtgacttga